DNA from Mesorhizobium sp. B2-1-1:
CGTCGCCCTTGGCGTGCCAGGCCATGCCCATGCAGAAGTAGGCGTCGCGCGCTTTTGGATCGAGTGTTGAAGCCCGGCTGCAATCGGCAAGAGCGCCTTCGGCATCGCCTGACGTGATCTTGGCGAGGCCCCGGCGAGAATGAGCCGCAGCAAAATTGGGGGCGAGCTGGATGACCGTGTCGTAATCGGCGATCGCTTGCTCGTAAACGCGTTTGGCGGCCTGGGCCTTGCCGCGGCCGTAATAGGCGAACCGGTTGTTCGGATCGAGCGCAATCGCTTTGTTGTAGGCGCCGATCGCCTGATCGTACTTGCCCATGTCCAGGAAGGCATCGCCGCCAAGGATCGCTTCGAGGGCGCGGGGATCGGTCGCCTCCAGAACCCTTGCGGCCAGCGTGTCTTGGGTGGCAGTGATATCCGGAACGACGGCTCGCTGCTTTTGCTGTTGGGTGTCCGGCAACGGTGCCGGCTTGCTTTGGTCGGCGGCAAGCTGAGCGCCGCAGCTTCCTGCCCGCGTCGGATCAAGCTCGATGGCGCGCAGGCAATCCGCCGCCGCTCCGGCGCTGTCTCCCTTGAGTGTCCTTGCGCGGCTGCGCCCGAGATAGGCGTCCACATTGTCGGGATCGAGGCTGATCGCCTTGTCGAAATCGAGAAGCGCGCCCTCGAGGCCATACTTCGACAGCCGCATCCGCGCACGCTCGATCAAGGTCTTTGCGGCTGCGCGATTGCTGGTCGTATCCTTGGCGGCGGATAAGTCCTCGCCGGGCGCCTGTTCAGCATCGTCATCGGTGACAGTGGGATCGAACTCACTCTCGGCGGCGCGGGCGATACCGCGTTTGACATTGGCCAATATGTTGTTGGGATCGATACGGACCGCCTCGTCATACTCGGCCAGGGCCTGTTTCGGGTCGCCCATCCTGTCCCAGGCGATGCCCAGGCCCGCATGCGCCTTGCCATTCTGAGGGTCCGCCTCGATTGCCTGTTGGAAATCGATGATGGCCGCGTCGGTCTTGCCCTTGTGCAGGAAGGCGAGGCCACGGTTGCTGTAGGCATCGCTGGAGGACGGCTCCAGGCTGATGGCGATGTTGAAGTCCGCGATCGCACGGTCGTCGTCTCCATTGCTGAACCAGTCGGCGCCGCGGTTGAGATACGCGGAAGCGTCGTTCGGATCGAGCGCGATCGCCTCGCTGTAGTCGGCGATCGATCGGTCGTATTGCTTCTGGTCGCCGAGAGCGACGCCCCTTTGGAAATAGGCTGTGGCGCGGCTGCGCGCTGGCTCTGCGGCGTCCTCCGCAATCGCGGAGCAGGCAACAATGCGCTTGTCCGACTCGATGTCCTCGCCGAAGCAGGTTGCATAATCCTTCTCGGCTGCGAGCGCAGGCGTGTTCCGGGCGAGAGCGGCGCCAAGCCCGGCTGAGGGCCACCGGTCGGGCGCAAGGCTTGTCAGCGCGATCGCGGCGGCGAGGAGCCCCGCATCCTTCCACCTCATCATATCGCTGGTCCCCCCAAAACTTTAATCCGCCTTGGCAGCTAGGTTCCCTACTGTTCCTTATTTGTTCCAGAAATGCAAGCATGAATTGCAAATCCGCTCTCACAGATCTGACGATGCAAGATCGAGATAAGTCGAAGTGGATCCGATCTTGACGCTCAACCGCCTGTTTTTGCTGTCGGCTTTATCCTTCTACAATCTCGCCGTTTACGCCGTAGTCACGTTCCTTCAGCTTTATCGTATCCTGCGCGTCGGCCGGTCGGAAAGCCCCGCCATTGCGGCAGGACTGCTGCACGAATTGCGCCGTCGCCTTCTCGACGTCATGCATTAGGTGGAACGCGAACGCGTTCAAAGCGTTGTCTGTGAGCAACATTCTCAACCCAGAAGTGCCGAACCGGCGCGCAAGTGCCTGCGGGAGTGGAAGCCATGAGTCTTGGAACCATCCTTATCATCATCCTTATCCTCGCCCTGCTCGGCGGCTTCAGTGGCCTCGGCGGCGGTCCGTTCTACGGAACCGGTTATTATGGTGGCGGCGGGCTGGGGCTTGTGTTGCTGATCGTCATTATTCTGGTCGTGCTCGGACGCATCTAAAGCGCGTCGTGCACGTCGTTCTCACAAGGCGAGAGCCGCTTTTGGGCGACATGCATTGTTTGGGCGACATGCATTGGTCGCTGATCGCGATCCCGTGACCAATGTCGATGCCGGTGCGCACCGGATCGTGATGCGGGCAAACAGGCTTGTGATCGGGCCTCTGGCGAAACTCCCGTAAGGGGATTTCGGTCCACACCCCGCGTGGAAAGCAAGAGGAGAGGTCCCACCCCTTGTCCTCCTCCAAGGCCCGCCCCGGTTCCCGGAGCGGGCTTTCGTTCTTCTGCCGGTAGGGTCACCGCAGCAGGATCGCGACACGGTGCGACGCGTCCAGCACTGGGGAAATTCCTTCTTCGTTGCCGCCTGCGGCCGGCGGATCGTCGAAAGCAGTGCATCGGGGCACATGACCCGTCCCATTGACAAAGCCGCTATACGAGGAGAGATTAAACAGGACTAGACAGGTTCATTATACAGGTACGAATATGAAGCGGAGCGCGATCAAACTGTCTCCCGGCACGGGCAAGCCCGAGCAGATCGCCACCGTTCTGGAATACGAGATCCGCTCCGGCGTGCTGGGTTTCGGCGACCGTCTGCAAAGCGAAAACGAACTCGTGCAGCGTTTCTCCGTCAGCCGCAACACGGTGCGCAAAGGCTTGGAGGAACTTTCCAGCCGCGGATTGATCACCACAAAGGTCGGTATCGGCTCCTTCGTCACCTTTGACGGCAAGCCGGTCGATGATGCGATCGGCTGGTCGCGCGCGCTGGCCAATGCCGGCGCCAACGCCGAAACGCGGACGCTGCGGCTGGAGGTGATCGAAGACCACGACCTTGCCGTGCTGTTAGGCGTCGAAAGTCCGCTCTTCATCGCCGTCGACCGGGTCCGCACCAATGCCAGCGACGGCCATGCCATCTCCATCGAACGCAGCCGCCTGCCGCTGTCGCCAGAGCTGGAGGACGTGCCTCTGCGGGGCTTGCGCGAAGGCTCGCTGCACCAGACGCTACGCGAAGCGGGGCTTGTACCCGACCATGGCGAGGAGTGGGTCGACATCGAGATGTTGAACGCCCATGACGCCGCTATCCTCGGGTGCCCGCAAGGCACACCCTTCCTGCGCGGCCGT
Protein-coding regions in this window:
- a CDS encoding tetratricopeptide repeat protein — protein: MMRWKDAGLLAAAIALTSLAPDRWPSAGLGAALARNTPALAAEKDYATCFGEDIESDKRIVACSAIAEDAAEPARSRATAYFQRGVALGDQKQYDRSIADYSEAIALDPNDASAYLNRGADWFSNGDDDRAIADFNIAISLEPSSSDAYSNRGLAFLHKGKTDAAIIDFQQAIEADPQNGKAHAGLGIAWDRMGDPKQALAEYDEAVRIDPNNILANVKRGIARAAESEFDPTVTDDDAEQAPGEDLSAAKDTTSNRAAAKTLIERARMRLSKYGLEGALLDFDKAISLDPDNVDAYLGRSRARTLKGDSAGAAADCLRAIELDPTRAGSCGAQLAADQSKPAPLPDTQQQKQRAVVPDITATQDTLAARVLEATDPRALEAILGGDAFLDMGKYDQAIGAYNKAIALDPNNRFAYYGRGKAQAAKRVYEQAIADYDTVIQLAPNFAAAHSRRGLAKITSGDAEGALADCSRASTLDPKARDAYFCMGMAWHAKGDAGRAIAAYSVAIEIDPKDDASHYGRGMARADRKDYDEAIADFGQAIKLDPDNRDYAVARKAAVAAKGQGDMAAATLGAVSSAAATASSAAGSAAPSDTDSAAKALFAKGRRLHEKNDYDGAIALYGKAIALVPAFHDAYLARAMAWEAKNDYAHAVADYTQAIAINPNIAETYYSRGQNLSFQENYDGAFADFEKAINLNPADARVYADRGLLWMGGHEDVAALHDFEKAISLDHKNPFGYFGRGVLRTSRADYEGAIADFSQAIRLKPDFATAYEARSRAWEAKGNRKRAQADRKKALSLGVD
- a CDS encoding DUF3309 family protein; amino-acid sequence: MSLGTILIIILILALLGGFSGLGGGPFYGTGYYGGGGLGLVLLIVIILVVLGRI
- a CDS encoding GntR family transcriptional regulator gives rise to the protein MKRSAIKLSPGTGKPEQIATVLEYEIRSGVLGFGDRLQSENELVQRFSVSRNTVRKGLEELSSRGLITTKVGIGSFVTFDGKPVDDAIGWSRALANAGANAETRTLRLEVIEDHDLAVLLGVESPLFIAVDRVRTNASDGHAISIERSRLPLSPELEDVPLRGLREGSLHQTLREAGLVPDHGEEWVDIEMLNAHDAAILGCPQGTPFLRGRRLTRAADERPVEYVTSLLNPAHFALHMRF